Proteins encoded within one genomic window of Vanrija pseudolonga chromosome 3, complete sequence:
- the ADH6_1 gene encoding NADP-dependent alcohol dehydrogenase 6 produces MSIPAQFTGQAALVKQTANAFDLKQTAYTPRAFTEDDVVIEVEACGICGTDIHYITCGWGAHDQFPAIVGHEIVGRVVRAGKNTTHTVGARVGFGAQCGSCRECDNCKAGMENYCTRAYLSTYQGKTGDAVQPYTQGGYADYYQGPGHFAIPIPEGLDSAVAAPLLCAGVTVYAPLKRYGAAEGKKVGIIGIGGLGHLGVQFAAALGAETYAISSSDRKKPDAQKLGAVGYINASDADAVLKEHKGTFDIILCTSDQNDMPLNELYLPLLKTFGNFISVGVPDNGLPHIGGALLPGKSITGSLIGSPSELEAMFKLALEKDVRTWIETRPMKEATQAVNDMTAGKARYRYVLVNDNYVKKE; encoded by the exons ATGTCCATCCCCGCCCAGTTCACCGGccaggccgcgctcgtcaagcagACGGCCAACGCGTTCGACCTCAAGCAGACGGCGTACACGCCCCGCGCGTTCACCGAGGACGATGTCGTGATTGAGGTCGAGGCGTGCGGTATCTGTGGT ACCGACATCCACTACATCACCTGCGGCTGGGGCGCGCACGACCAGTTCCCCGCAATCGTCGGCCACGAGAttgtcggccgcgtcgtccgcgcGGGCAAGAACACGACCCACActgtcggcgcgcgcgtcggaTTCGGCGCCCAGTGCGGCTCGTGCCGCGAGTGCGACAACTGCAAGGCCGGCATGGAGAACTACTGCACGCGCGCGTACCTCTCCACCTACCAGGGCAAGACGGGCGACGCCGTCCAGCCGTACACGCAGGGCGGGTACGCCGACTACTACCAGGGCCCGGGCCACTTTGCCATTCCCATTCCTGAGgggctcgactcggccgtcgcggcgccacTGCTTTGCGCCGGTGTGACGGTCTACGCGCCGCTCAAGCGCTACGGTGctgccgagggcaagaaggtcgGCATTATTGGTATCGGCGGTCTCGGACACCTCGGTGTTCAGTTCgctgccgcgctcggcgccgagacgtatgccatctcgtcgtcggaccgCAAGAAGCCCGACGCGCAgaagctcggcgccgtcggaTACATCAACGcgtccgacgccgacgccgtgctgaAGGAGCACAAGGGCACGTTCGACATCATCCTCTGCACGTCCGACCAGAACGACATGCCGCTTAACGAGCTctacctccccctcctcaaGACGTTTGGCAACTTTATCTCGGTCGGCGTGCCCGACAACGGCCTGCCGCACattggcggcgcgctcctccccgGCAAGAGCATCACGGGCTCCCTTATCGGCTCCccgtccgagctcgaggccatgttcaagctcgcgctcgagaaggacgTGCGCACGTGGATCGAGACGCGCCCCATGAAGGAGGCGACCCAGGCCGTCAACGACATGACCGCCGGCAAGGCGCGCTACCGCTACGTCCTTGTCAACGACAACTACGTTAAGAAGGAGTAA
- the AFUA_4G06670 gene encoding Allergen Asp f 7 codes for MKLAVALPLLLSLAVAAPVPGWWQGGEHHDGTLTLTGNWPREHHRHHGHHHHGAGSVAPTDGATTDVAAEPTQVNPGTPTTPTGAPDDEGNEDPDIPDCEDGETAADAVTIATDAVTIATDAVPMPLATQVTTADNGPATVDTAVPASPTKGHKHGGSSEAPVTPDQVTPGPNEAAQAAAGPAAPVLQASPDAASSPAQAVTPTPTPSAKKSKAKPSEAVPTPDAASSPDAAPTDSITDPGTSSTPEPTPTKKPKASPSPAADSGSNNSGGGGGGGGGSTQFSGLATFWDVNNPADNGGFAAGVVACEGVSTSGYIVALKDGWDNGIHCGKQVVITDPTTGNTEYATVADKCSSCRPGGLDLSPSLWNKLANDQTDIGQFNANWGFV; via the coding sequence ATGAAGCTCGCTGTCGCgctgcccctcctcctctcgcttGCTGTCGCTGCCCCCGTCCCTGGCTGGtggcagggcggcgagcaccacgacgggacgctcacgctcacgggTAACTGGCCGCGcgagcaccaccgccaccacggacaccaccaccacggcgctGGGTCTGTAGCGCCCACCGACGGGGCGACTaccgacgtcgcggccgagccCACGCAGGTCAACCCTGGCACGCCTACCACGCCGAccggcgcgcccgacgacgagggtaACGAGGACCCAGACATCCCCGACtgcgaggacggcgagaccGCGGCCGACGCAGTGACTATCGCGACCGACGCTGTGACTATCGCGACCGACGCTGTCCCCATGCCGCTCGCGACCCAGGTCACTACCGCCGACAACGGGCCGGCTACCGTCGACACTGCCGTccccgcctcccccaccaAGGGCCACAAGCACGGTGGCTCCTCCGAGGCCCCCGTGACTCCCGACCAGGTGACCCCCGGGCCCAACGAGGCCGCCCAGGCCGCTGCGGGCCCTGCCGCGCCTGTGCTCCAGGCCTCTCCCGacgctgcctcgtcgccagcgcaGGCcgtcacacccacccccaccccctcggcGAAGAAGTCTAAGGCCAAGCCCTCGGAGGCTGTGCCTacccccgacgccgcctcgagccccgacgccgccccgaCCGACAGCATCACCGACCCCGGCACCTCTTCTACCcccgagccgacgccgacaaagaagcccaaggcgtctccctcgccggcggccgactcgggcTCCAACAACtctggaggtggcggcggcggcggcggtggcagcaCCCAGTTCTCCGGACTGGCCACCTTCTGGGATGTCAACAACCCAGCAGACAACGGCGGCttcgcggccggcgtcgtcgcgtgcgagggcgtctcgacgtcgggctACATTGTTGCCCTCAAGGACGGCTGGGACAACGGCATCCACTGTGGAAAGCAGGTCGTCATCACCGACCCGACAACCGGCAACACCGAGTACGCAACCGTCGCCGACAAATGCTCCTCCTGCAGGCCTGGCGGACTCGACCTCTCGCCCAGCCTCTGGAAcaagctcgccaacgacCAGACCGACATCGGCCAGTTCAACGCCAACTGGGGCTTCGTGTAA
- the INO1 gene encoding Inositol-3-phosphate synthase — translation MSPTALHVNGHHDSFALPNGAVDQSKVHPSARRAPEGGLIQVDSETTVYENGGIKARFTDRGANVVKAVDGKLKVTKTERTFEFFTKTNVGRVGLLLVGIGGNNGTTVVATNLANKHGISWNTKDGEQQPNYIGSLVRASTVSLGTDEAGKPVHVPISDMLPMVHPNDFVIGGWDISSVPLDKAMARGKVLDYDLQRQLFPYMENIKPLPSIYYPDFIAANQADRADNLIPGDDKQAHLEQIRKDIRDFKAKNELDNVVVLWTANTERYAELLPGVNDTAENLLKSIKTSHEEVSPSTIFAVASILEGSPFINGSPQNTFVPGCIELAESHKAFIGGDDFKSGQTKVKSVIAEFLVNAGIKPLSIASYNHLGNNDGKNLSSQRQFRSKEISKSSVVDDMVAANPVLYKTAAELSKESGEAVKKGEHPDHIVVIKYVPAVGDSKRAIDEYYSELLMGGRNVMNIFNECEDSLLATPLIFDLAILADLLTRVSYREVPKEGQAGEFQPLYSVLSLLSYMLKAPLVKPGTDVVNSLNRQRQGLEQFLKACLGLENQGDLLLDSRIW, via the exons ATGTCTCCCACTGCCCTCCACGTCAACGGTCACCACGACTCGTTTGCCCTGCCTaacggcgcggtcgaccaGTCCAAGGTGCACCCtagcgcgaggcgcgcccCTGAGGGCGGCCTCATCCAGGTCGACAGCGAGACCACGGTCTACGAGAACGGTGGCATCAAGGCTCGGTTTACCGACCGGGGCGCGAACGTTGTTA AAGCCGTGGATGGCAAGTTGAAGGTCACCAAGACCGAGAGGACTTTCGAGTTCTTCACCAAGACCaacgtcggccgcgtcgg cctcctccttgtgGGTATCGGCGGTAACAACGGTACGACTGTCGTCGCCACGAACCTTGCCAACAAGCACGGCATCTCGTGGAAcaccaaggacggcgagcagcagcccaaCTACATTGGCTCGCTTGTCCGTGCCTCGACCGTCAGCCTCGGTACCGATGAGGCCGGCAAGCCCGTCCATGTCCCCATCAGCGACATGCTCCCCATGGTCCACCCCAACGACTTTGTCATTGGCGGTTGGGACATTTCGAGCGTTCCGCTTGACAAGGCCATGGCCCGTGGCAAGGTCCTCGACTACGAcctccagcgccagctcTTCCCGTACATGGAGAACATCAAGCCCCTTCCCTCCATCTACTACCCTGACTTCATCGCCGCCAACCAGGCCGACCGTGCCGACAACCTGATCCCCGGCGATGACAAGCAGGCCCACCTCGAGCAGATCCGCAAGGACATTCGCGACTTCAAGGCCAAgaacgagctcgacaacgTTGTTGTCCTCTGGACTGCCAACACTGAGCGTtacgccgagctcctccctGGCGTCAACGACACTGCCGAAAACCTCCTCAAGTCGATCAAGACTTCGCACGAGGAGGTCTCTCCTTCGACCATCTTTGCCGTCGCCTCGATCCTCGAGGGCTCGCCCTTCATCAACGGCTCGCCCCAGAACACCTTTGTCCCCGGCTGCATTGAGCTTGCCGAGTCGCACAAGGCGTTCATTGGCGGTGACGACTTCAAGTCGGGCCAGACCAAGGTCAAGTCGGTTATTGCCGAGTTCCTCGTCAACGCTGGTATCAAGCCCCTCTCGATTGCCTCGTACAACCACCTTGGCAACAACGACGGCAAGAACCTCTCGTCGCAGCGCCAGTTCCGCTCCAAGGAGATCTCCAAGTCGTCGGTCGTTGACGACATGGTTGCTGCCAACCCCGTTCTCTACAAgactgccgccgagctctcCAAGGAGTCTGGCGAGGCTgtcaagaagggcgagcACCCCGACcacatcgtcgtcatcaagTACGTCCCCGCTGTCGGTGACTCGAAGCGGGCCATCGACGAGTACTACTCGGAGCTCCTCATGGGTGGTCGCAACGTCATGAACATCTTCAACGAGTGCGAGGACTCGCTCCTTGCCACTCCCCTCATCTTCGACCTTGCGATCCTTGCCGACCTCCTCACCCGTGTCTCGTACCGTGAGGTCCCCAAGGAGGGCCAGGCCGGCGAGTTCCAGCCTCTCTACAGCGTGCTCTCGCTCCTCAGCTACATGCTCAAGGCTCCTCTCGTCAAGCCCGGCACCGACGTTGTCAACTCGCTCaaccgccagcgccagggCCTCGAGCAGTTCCTCAAGGCCtgtctcggcctcgagaaCCAGggcgacctcctccttgacTCGCGCATCTGGTAA
- the MJ0301 gene encoding 7,8-dihydropterin-6-methyl-4-(beta-D-ribofuranosyl)-aminobenzene-5'-phosphate synthase encodes MAPLTQVDNLEFLVLVDNCELIYNGIQLTPGVEWISTLPPGFSHEMPQHLADPEVTYDELTGLPVAKFNEFCCGAHGLSILITTTIGDKKYRVLYDTGPEELTIDRNVKAMKVNLTELDALFLSHWHRDHSGGILRTLELRNEQAKAEGKTLKPLPVDLHPDRPIRRGIAPPPNYIPKANFLPDPSFEEIAAANGVADLHAEAHEIHVNGSTSGVGVSGEIPRVQPFERGLPGAVTWMADGGDDPGKGGWCTDELIKDERYVVIDVKGKGLVIFSACSHAGVCNVVTDAVKEYGRPVHMVVGGFHLVPVEQQPVKETVDFLARRLQPRPQYVLPLHCTGLAPRASLRNALGDACIAAGVGMKVVVKGDEAGEAALDAADPKIIP; translated from the exons ATGGCACCTCTTACACAGGTGGACAACCTCGAgttcctcgtcctcgtggACAACTGTGAGCTTATCTACAATGGCATTCAGCTCACCCCAGGCGTCGAGTGGATATCGACCCTTCCCCCCGGCTTCAGCCATGAGATGCCccagcacctcgccgacccAGAGGTCACTTACGACGAGCTGACTGGGCTCCCTGTGGCCAAGTTTAACGAGTTCTGCTGCGGCGCTCACGGCCTGTCGATTCTGATT ACAACAACCATCGGGGACAAGAAGTACCGCGTGCTGTACGACACTGGACCCGAGGAGCTCACCATCGACCGTAACGTCAAGGCGATGAAGGTCAAtctcaccgagctcgacgcgctcttCCTCAGCCACTGGCACCGCGATC ACTCGGGCGGTATCCTCCGCACGCTTGAGCTGCGCAacgagcaggccaaggccgagggaAAGACCCTCAAGCCTCTCCCAGTCGATCTGCACCCCGACCGCCCCATTCGCCGTGGCATTGCCCCTCCTCCAAACTACATCCCCAAGGCCAACTTCCTCCCCGACCCCTCGTTTGAGGAGATCGCGGCAGCGAACGGTGTCGCAGAcctgcacgccgaggcccacGAGATCCACGTGAAcgggagcacgagcggcgtcggggtctCGGGCGAGATCCCGCGCGTGCAGCCGTTCGAGCGCGGCCTCCCCGGCGCCGTGACGTGGATGGCGGACGGCGGAGACGATCCCGGCAAGGGCGGCTGGTGCACCGACGAGCTGATCAAGGACGAGCGCTATGTCGTCATCGacgtcaagggcaagggccttGTCATCTTCTCGGCGTGCTCCCACGCCGGCGTGTGCAACGTCGTCACTGACGCCGTCAAGGAGTACGGCCGCCCCGTGCAcatggtcgtcggcggcttccacctcgtcccggtcgagcagcagcccgtcAAGGAGACGGTCGACttcctcgcccgccgtctCCAGCCAAGGCCACAGTATGTGCTCCCTCTGCACTGCACCGGGCTCGCACCGCGCGCCTCCCTCCGCaatgcgctcggcgacgcgtgcatcgccgctggcgtcggcatgAAGGTTGTCGTCAAGGGCGACGAAGCCGGCGAGGCAGCGCTGGACGCGGCCGACCCCAAAATCATCCCCTAA
- the SPAC5D6.04 gene encoding putative transporter: protein MPDLDAILQTAWSSTSAAISVVLVLTYGFIARKKGLINDEGERNIGKLCTTIFLPCLLFSEVGPLASWDNLREYWMIIAYAVFFQLVSWGFGVLGVRLLRLPHWVVPCMVFNNATKAGTIEGLLVEGDTTKKALSRGIVYVLIYSLVANLARFGFGPHMLKDVKAKEEIHAWTHHETPHQHHAPKDEEDEEDAVVDVLTTAEAQPSTSSEATPLLGEGPAPKPRWTKRLKRNVKEIMNPPLAGGLTAAFFGVVPFLHKWFFTDDSLLAPLTMSFHNLGQLYAVLQMFVLGAHLQSKGYARPQYLALVYLFAFRFAIMPLISSSMVAYVRNHTTVLLDPIFDFVMIIAPVGPPALTLAAIVEMAAPGQATITAVATTVVVSYGLAPFVSVGVTLALYVVEGLNYK, encoded by the exons AtgcccgacctcgacgcgatCCTCCAGACGGCGTGGTCGTCCACCTCG GCGGCCATctccgtcgtcctcgtcctcacgtACGGCTTTATCGCGCGCAAGAAGGGCCTTAtcaacgacgagggcgagcgcaaCATTGGCAAGCTGTGCACGACCATCTTTCTGCCGTGTTTGCTCTTCTCTGAAGTGGGGCCCTTGGCATCATGGGATAACTTGCGCGAAT actGGATGATCATCGCGTACGCCGTCTTCTTCCAGCTCGTGTCGTGGGGCTTTGGTGTGCTCGGAGtccgcctgctgcgcctcCCGCACTGGGTCGTCCCGTGCATGGTGTTCAACAACGCAA CGAAGGCGGGCACGATCGagggcctcctcgtcgagggggACACGACCAAGAAGGCCCTGTCCCGCGGCATCGTCTACGTGCTCATCtactcgctcgtcgccaacctCGCACG GTTCGGCTTCGGGCCCCACATGctcaaggacgtcaaggccaaggaggagatcCACGCGTGGACGCACCACGAGACgccgcaccagcaccacgcgccaaaggacgaggaggacgaggaggacgccgtcgtcgatgtTCTTACCACCGCTGAGGCCCAGCCGTCGACCAGCTCCGAGGCGACCCCGCTGCTCGGCGAAGGGCCCGCGCCCAAGCCGCGCTGGACGAAGCGTCTCAAGCGCAACGTCAAGGAGATCATGAACCCGCCGCTCGCGGGCGGGCTGACGGCCGCGTTCTTCGGCGTCGTGCCCTTCCTCCACAAGTGGTTCTTCACCGATgactcgctgctcgcgcc CCTCACAATGTCGTTCCATAACCTCGGCCAGCTGTACGCCGTCCTCCAGATgttcgtgctcggcgcgcacctccAGTCAAAGGGCTACGCGCGGCCGCAGTACCTCGCCCTCGTGTACCTCTTCGCATTCCGCTTCGCCATCATGCCGCTCATCTCGAGCAGCATGGTCGCGTACGTGCGCAACCACACGACCGTGCTGCTCGACCCGATCTTT GACTTTGTCATGATCATCGCGCCGGTcggcccgcccgcgctcACCCTCGCTGCGATTGTCGAGATGGCCGCCCCGGGCCAGGCGACCATCACGGCTGTGGCTACaaccgtcgtcgtctcgtacggcctcgcgccgttcGTCTCGGTCGGCGTTACACTTGCACTGTacgtcgtcgaggggctCAATTACAAGTAG
- the Ovca2 gene encoding Esterase OVCA2, whose amino-acid sequence MAPTRILALCGFTQNATIYSKQLGAVRKTAKNAEFVFLEPPIVVQKADMPWNAGSLDQFASNATTEEESQTPETTPRAWWLSSGDTADKKVFRGYNESIKYIHDFMVSNGPFDGIMGFSQGACMAAVVAALLEKPGLHPDWTPSPALPKLKFLIAVGGFLPAAVEPSFDNYFPLPATLPVLHVLGKNDVVVSAERSQSLIDGSLNSRVEQHDGGHFTPSKASWRHFFNAYITAVANGEDQNDVPPVNSFGPSGANTPATGSGTPRSSTPAPAELARP is encoded by the exons ATGGCGCCAACACGGATCCTCGCCCTCTGTGGCTTCACGCAGAACGCGACCATCTACTCGAAGCAG CTCGGTGCCGTGCGCAAGACGGCCAAGAACGCCGAGTTTGTCTTCCTCGAGCCGCCTATTGTCGTGCAGAAGGCCGACATGCCGTGGAACGCGGGCTCGCTGGACCAGTTCGCCTCCAACGCCACTACCGAGGAGGAGTCGCAGACGcccgagacgacgccgcgcgcttgGTGGCTATCGTCCGGTGACACGGCGGACAAGAAGGTCTTCCGGG GGTATAACGAGAGCATAAAGTACATCCACGACTTCATGGTCTCCAACGGCCCGTTCGACGGCATCATGGGCTTCTCGCAGGGCGCGTGCATGGCTGCTGTTGTCGCGGCTTtg CTGGAGAAGCCCGGTCTCCACCCAGACTGGACGCCGTCCCCAGCACTGCCAAAGCTCAAGT tccTGATCGCTGTTGGCGGCTTCCTCCCAGCAGCCGTTGAGCCCTCGTTCGACAACTACTTCCCCCTCCCGGCTACTCTCCCCGTTCTGCACGTCCTGGGAAAGAACGACGTCGTGGTGTCTGCCGAGCGGAGCCAGTCGCTCATCGACGGCTCGCTCAACTCGCGTGTGGAGCAGCACGACGGAG GCCACTTCACTCCCTCCAAAGCGTCATGGCGCCACTTCTTCAA CGCGTAcatcaccgccgtcgccaacggcgaggacCAGAACGACGTACCTCCCGTCAACTCGTTCGGGCCGTCCGGCGCCAACACCCCCGCCACGGGGTCTGGCACGCCGCGGTCTtccacgccggcgcctgcCGAGCTGGCACGGCCGTAG